A window of the Ostrea edulis chromosome 1, xbOstEdul1.1, whole genome shotgun sequence genome harbors these coding sequences:
- the LOC125651485 gene encoding cysteinyl leukotriene receptor 2-like — MMNSSKMPNSTSQEVEMTSIGQIVEPQASGEASELLLLELLFQVYLPPVLIILGTMGNCLTIIVLRRKNFCQCSISFYITAYACCSLLMLYLFLGTEWFSKILHQKSLDEKADWLCRVWQFISRVISYSGIWFVVAMMIDRFIVIWHPKQFSSLCTIFMAKFVAIIIFVGLVVISIHAMWTFELMNNSGCYPYHRENDIHSLIWPWVAASFYSYIPLALIFTFNVLIFTGICLKRPFKSHQTQEHHSLLFTYTTLGTSMVYFLLVMPATIINVVDMTYPPSWLHDKELMIQLAKARFTAHYMAWLNTTIIFFMCFFFSRTFRAEVWDLLSSVCCRHRRRIYELQSGSQSTHLETDSCNETTPL, encoded by the coding sequence ATGATGAATTCTTCCAAAATGCCAAATTCCACTTCCCAAGAAGTTGAAATGACATCTATAGGGCAAATTGTAGAACCTCAAGCATCAGGCGAGGCATCCGAGTTGCTTTTGTTGGAATTGCTGTTTCAAGTGTATCTTCCACCTGTTCTGATCATCCTTGGAACTATGGGTAACTGTCTAACTATTATTGTACTAAGGAGGAAAAACTTCTGCCAGTGTTCCATCAGTTTTTACATTACGGCTTATGCTTGCTGCTCACTGCTGATGCTCTACCTCTTCCTTGGAACGGAGTGGTTCTCTAAAATCCTCCACCAAAAGTCCTTGGATGAAAAAGCAGACTGGCTTTGTCGTGTGTGGCAGTTCATCAGCAGAGTAATTTCTTACTCTGGGATTTGGTTTGTGGTGGCTATGATGATTGACCGCTTCATAGTCATATGGCACCCTAAACAGTTCTCTTCTCTGTGCACCATCTTTATGGCCAAGTTTGTGGCGATCATCATCTTTGTTGGATTAGTGGTCATCAGCATTCATGCTATGTGGACTTTTGAATTGATGAACAACTCCGGCTGTTACCCCTACCACAgagaaaatgatattcattcCCTCATCTGGCCTTGGGTTGCAGCAAGCTTTTATTCCTATATTCCACTGGCCTTGATCTTCACCTTCAATGTGTTGATTTTTACTGGAATTTGTTTAAAGAGGCCTTTCAAATCCCATCAGACACAAGAACATCATTCACTGCTCTTCACATACACAACGCTTGGTACTTCGATGGTGTATTTCCTTCTTGTGATGCCCGCAACCATCATCAATGTTGTAGACATGACATATCCCCCCTCATGGCTACATGACAAAGAACTTATGATACAACTTGCGAAGGCACGCTTCACCGCTCATTACATGGCTTGGCTCAACACAACCATAATCTTTTTCATGTGTTTCTTTTTTTCACGGACCTTTCGTGCAGAAGTATGGGATCTGCTTTCTTCTGTGTGTTGCAGACATCGTCGGAGAATCTATGAACTTCAGTCTGGGTCCCAAAGTACCCATCTTGAAACAGACTCTTGTAATGAAACAACACCTCTATGA